Proteins encoded within one genomic window of Bacillus sp. SM2101:
- a CDS encoding AMP-binding protein: MDNHPVWIPNEESIKKTNLYLWMNKLGYSDYDSFYKDSITNIEWFWHEAEKEMNVEWYEPYSKVLDVTRGVQWPSWYIEGKLNVTSNAIDKWLHDEHSANKEAIIWEGEDGVVQKITYEQLGQQVNSFAAGLKQLGVKKGDCITLYLPMLIETVIAMLAISKIGAIFTPAFSGYAANAVAKRIVGCDAKIIITADGFLRRGKVIQMKEEADKAIKQAESIEKMIVVNRIGREIPWNKEVDLRWEDVIDNDQLIDSEEMDSSDPFMLIYSSGTTGQPKGIVHTHSGFPLKAAFDARFGMDLNAHERMMWVTDMGWMMGPFLVFGTLLNNSTMVLYEGSPDYPEVNRLWKLVEKHQITHLGISPTLIRVLMKQGEQWLNNIKLTSLKVFGSTGEPWNVEPWLWLFHKVGKSKIPIMNYSGGTEISGGILGNILLKPIAPVSFNAPLPGMAADVYNLKGETVHSEVGELVLTKPWVGMANGFWKESDRYIESYWNRWENIWVHGDWVSLDENHFWTITGRSDDTLNIAGKRVGPAELESILVEHPQVVEAATIGVPNNIKGEVAVCFIVIKDKVKNKEKLISELYQLVEQNLGKSLKPHDIYTVSELPKTRNAKVMRRVIKSIYLGQDPGDLSALENQSAISSISNMSS; this comes from the coding sequence ATGGATAATCATCCAGTATGGATTCCAAATGAAGAAAGCATAAAAAAAACAAATTTATATTTATGGATGAATAAACTTGGCTACAGCGATTATGATTCTTTTTATAAAGACTCGATTACAAACATTGAATGGTTTTGGCACGAAGCAGAAAAAGAAATGAACGTTGAATGGTATGAGCCATATTCAAAAGTCCTTGATGTAACAAGGGGTGTTCAATGGCCATCATGGTATATTGAAGGAAAATTAAATGTAACTAGCAATGCAATCGACAAATGGTTACACGATGAGCATAGCGCAAACAAAGAAGCTATCATATGGGAAGGAGAAGACGGTGTAGTTCAGAAAATAACATACGAACAATTAGGACAGCAAGTCAACTCTTTCGCTGCTGGACTAAAGCAATTAGGAGTAAAAAAAGGTGACTGCATTACACTATATTTACCCATGCTTATTGAAACAGTTATTGCCATGTTGGCGATAAGTAAAATAGGTGCAATTTTCACCCCTGCATTTTCTGGGTATGCAGCAAATGCTGTGGCAAAAAGGATTGTAGGTTGTGATGCAAAAATTATTATTACAGCTGATGGATTCCTTCGCAGAGGGAAAGTGATTCAAATGAAAGAAGAGGCAGATAAAGCCATTAAACAAGCGGAATCAATTGAAAAAATGATCGTCGTGAATCGAATTGGAAGAGAAATTCCATGGAATAAAGAAGTTGATTTACGATGGGAAGATGTAATAGATAACGATCAACTTATTGATAGCGAAGAAATGGATAGCTCTGACCCATTCATGCTCATATATTCCTCTGGTACAACTGGTCAACCAAAAGGAATCGTACATACTCATAGCGGATTCCCATTAAAGGCCGCATTTGATGCACGATTTGGAATGGATTTAAATGCTCATGAAAGAATGATGTGGGTTACAGACATGGGATGGATGATGGGACCTTTCTTAGTATTTGGCACACTGTTAAACAACAGTACAATGGTGTTGTATGAAGGTTCACCTGATTATCCAGAAGTAAATAGGCTATGGAAATTGGTTGAAAAACACCAAATAACACATTTAGGTATTTCTCCAACTCTAATTCGTGTATTGATGAAACAAGGAGAACAATGGTTGAATAATATTAAGTTAACATCTCTAAAGGTATTCGGTTCAACAGGAGAGCCTTGGAATGTAGAACCTTGGCTCTGGTTGTTTCATAAAGTCGGCAAAAGTAAAATACCCATTATGAATTATTCAGGTGGCACAGAAATATCAGGAGGAATCCTAGGGAATATATTGCTTAAACCGATCGCACCAGTTAGTTTTAATGCACCATTACCAGGAATGGCAGCAGACGTCTATAACCTCAAAGGAGAAACGGTTCATTCAGAGGTAGGCGAATTAGTGCTAACAAAACCTTGGGTCGGTATGGCCAATGGTTTTTGGAAAGAATCTGACAGATATATTGAATCATATTGGAATCGCTGGGAAAATATTTGGGTACATGGTGATTGGGTTAGTTTAGATGAAAATCATTTCTGGACAATAACCGGTCGATCTGATGATACATTAAATATTGCTGGAAAAAGAGTTGGCCCTGCTGAGCTGGAGTCTATTTTAGTTGAACATCCTCAAGTGGTAGAAGCAGCAACTATTGGAGTTCCTAATAATATAAAAGGTGAGGTCGCTGTTTGCTTTATTGTCATAAAAGATAAGGTGAAAAACAAGGAAAAACTAATTTCTGAACTATATCAATTAGTTGAACAGAATCTTGGTAAATCTTTAAAGCCTCATGACATCTATACTGTCTCTGAGTTGCCAAAGACGAGAAACGCCAAAGTTATGCGGCGAGTCATCAAGTCCATTTATCTAGGTCAAGATCCAGGTGATCTATCAGCATTAGAAAACCAATCTGCCATCTCATCAATAAGCAATATGAGTAGTTAG
- a CDS encoding pyrimidine-nucleoside phosphorylase, whose protein sequence is MRMVDLIQKKKHGEVLTTEEIKFIVEGYGNGDIPDYQISSLCMAIYFKGMNEQEISDLTMAMVNSGDVVDLSAIEGVKVDKHSTGGVGDKISLIVAPLVAAVGVPVAKMSGRGLGHTGGTLDKLESIEGFQIELTSEQFIENVNNNKIAIVGQSANLAPVDKKLYALRDVTATVDSIPMIASSVMSKKIASGAESIVLDVKTGSGAFMKSTEDAKSLAQTMVDIGKNTGRKTVAVISDMNQPLGYEVGNANEIREAIEVLQGSRVDDLREIALTISSHMTVLGGIYQDFEEAFKSLEEVISSGKAIETLKRFIESQSGNSAVVDDTSKLPQAKYHKEIKATSSGYVSEINAELVGVSAMMLGAGRKKKDDVIDHSAGISLKKKVGDQINEGDTLCVFHSNIQDVTEAENTLLSAYTIIQEQVAKKTTYIHHVIA, encoded by the coding sequence ATGAGAATGGTGGACTTGATTCAAAAGAAAAAACATGGTGAAGTATTAACAACAGAGGAAATTAAATTTATTGTTGAAGGTTATGGAAACGGTGACATTCCTGATTACCAAATCTCTTCTCTTTGTATGGCAATATACTTTAAAGGTATGAACGAACAAGAAATTTCAGATTTAACAATGGCGATGGTTAATTCTGGTGATGTAGTCGATTTATCTGCAATTGAAGGAGTCAAGGTGGACAAGCATTCAACCGGTGGAGTTGGTGATAAAATTAGTTTAATAGTTGCTCCTCTAGTAGCGGCTGTAGGCGTTCCTGTAGCAAAAATGTCTGGAAGAGGACTTGGACATACAGGCGGAACTCTTGACAAATTAGAATCGATTGAAGGCTTCCAAATAGAGTTAACTAGTGAACAGTTTATCGAAAATGTAAATAATAATAAGATAGCTATTGTAGGTCAAAGTGCCAACCTTGCGCCAGTTGATAAAAAATTGTACGCGCTAAGAGATGTGACTGCAACTGTAGATAGTATTCCAATGATTGCAAGCTCAGTGATGAGTAAGAAAATTGCCTCTGGTGCTGAGAGTATCGTTCTTGATGTAAAGACAGGCTCTGGTGCGTTTATGAAATCAACTGAAGATGCTAAATCGTTAGCTCAAACAATGGTTGATATCGGTAAGAATACAGGTAGAAAAACAGTTGCTGTTATTAGTGATATGAACCAACCGCTCGGTTATGAAGTAGGAAATGCAAACGAGATTAGAGAGGCTATCGAAGTATTACAAGGTAGTAGAGTGGATGACTTAAGAGAAATTGCCTTAACGATATCTTCACATATGACAGTATTAGGTGGAATTTATCAAGATTTTGAGGAAGCGTTTAAAAGTTTGGAAGAAGTGATAAGCTCAGGCAAAGCAATTGAAACTCTTAAACGATTTATCGAATCTCAAAGTGGAAATTCGGCAGTTGTTGATGATACATCTAAATTGCCACAAGCGAAATATCATAAAGAAATTAAGGCTACTTCAAGTGGATACGTAAGTGAAATCAATGCTGAACTTGTTGGAGTTTCAGCAATGATGCTTGGAGCAGGTAGAAAGAAAAAAGACGATGTAATTGATCACTCCGCTGGTATTTCGTTAAAGAAAAAAGTAGGAGATCAGATTAACGAAGGTGACACATTGTGTGTATTCCACAGCAACATACAAGACGTAACAGAAGCAGAAAATACATTGTTATCTGCATACACAATTATACAGGAACAAGTTGCTAAAAAGACAACATACATTCATCATGTTATTGCTTAA
- the spoIIM gene encoding stage II sporulation protein M, with amino-acid sequence MKKQSYQKILQLHIQEHSSIYLFITVLFFMGVIFGSIVVNSLSFSQKQDLFYYLSRFFEQVSEGKFASSKDKFIESYLQNIKYIGLIWLLGVSIIGLPLILVLLFLKGVVVSFTVGFLVNQMEAKGLLLSFISIFPQNLLVIPSFIIISTLAVTFSLKMIRQQFIKKFNQQIFPLFMRYSLVMVVIMIVLLVASAFEAFISPVLMKNVLEVITK; translated from the coding sequence ATGAAAAAACAATCGTATCAGAAAATATTACAATTACACATTCAAGAGCATTCTTCAATCTATTTATTTATTACTGTGCTCTTTTTTATGGGAGTAATTTTTGGATCCATCGTTGTCAACAGTCTGAGCTTTAGTCAAAAACAAGATCTTTTCTACTATTTAAGTAGATTCTTCGAACAAGTTTCCGAAGGTAAATTTGCATCCTCAAAAGATAAGTTTATTGAAAGTTATCTTCAAAATATAAAATATATAGGATTAATATGGTTACTAGGTGTGTCCATTATTGGGTTGCCGCTTATACTCGTTTTACTTTTTTTAAAAGGAGTTGTTGTGAGCTTTACTGTTGGGTTCCTAGTAAATCAAATGGAGGCTAAAGGGTTGTTGTTGTCCTTCATATCCATTTTTCCGCAAAACTTGTTAGTCATTCCGTCCTTTATTATTATAAGTACGCTTGCAGTCACATTTTCTTTGAAAATGATCCGACAGCAATTTATTAAAAAATTTAATCAGCAAATTTTTCCGCTATTTATGCGGTACTCACTTGTTATGGTAGTTATAATGATAGTATTATTAGTAGCTTCAGCATTTGAGGCATTTATTTCTCCAGTTTTAATGAAAAATGTATTAGAGGTTATTACAAAATAA
- a CDS encoding purine-nucleoside phosphorylase produces MNLEAINKAANYLKEKFPTTPEIGLVLGSGLGVLADEIESAVKIPYEDIPEFPVSTVEGHAGQLVFGQLQGKTVVAMQGRFHFYEGYSFDKVTFPIRVLNQLGIKKMIVTNAAGGVNESFKPGDLMLITDHINFMGTNPLIGPNDAELGVRFPDMSEPYNKELQQLAKGIANKLSINIQEGVYVGATGPSYETPAEIRMFRTLGGDAVGMSTVPEVIVARHSGMDVIGISCISNMASGILDQPLTHDEVIETTEMVKANFLAFVKTIVKEMSR; encoded by the coding sequence ATGAATTTGGAAGCTATTAACAAAGCGGCTAACTACTTAAAGGAAAAATTTCCTACAACCCCTGAAATAGGTCTTGTGTTAGGTTCAGGCCTAGGTGTATTAGCTGATGAAATTGAATCAGCTGTGAAAATTCCATATGAAGACATACCTGAATTTCCTGTTTCAACTGTAGAAGGTCATGCTGGACAATTAGTTTTTGGACAATTGCAAGGGAAAACAGTTGTAGCAATGCAAGGGAGATTTCACTTTTACGAGGGCTATTCCTTTGATAAAGTGACTTTTCCAATTAGAGTTTTAAACCAACTTGGTATAAAAAAGATGATAGTAACAAATGCCGCAGGTGGTGTAAACGAATCATTTAAGCCAGGAGATTTAATGCTCATTACTGATCATATTAATTTCATGGGGACAAATCCTTTAATTGGCCCAAATGATGCAGAGTTAGGAGTAAGGTTCCCGGATATGTCTGAACCTTATAATAAAGAATTACAGCAGCTAGCAAAAGGGATTGCAAATAAACTTTCTATTAATATTCAAGAAGGTGTTTATGTAGGTGCTACAGGACCTTCTTATGAAACACCTGCAGAGATACGGATGTTCAGAACTCTTGGAGGAGATGCAGTAGGAATGTCCACAGTTCCTGAAGTCATCGTTGCACGTCATTCAGGTATGGATGTAATCGGAATCTCATGTATATCCAATATGGCGTCAGGAATATTAGATCAGCCTTTAACACATGATGAAGTAATTGAAACAACTGAAATGGTAAAAGCGAACTTTCTAGCTTTTGTTAAAACGATCGTGAAAGAAATGTCTCGTTAA
- the spoIIAA gene encoding anti-sigma F factor antagonist, which yields MSLSITLEVMKDVLLIRLHGELDHHTAEELREQVNKAISSKNIHHIVLNLEQLTFMDSSGLGVILGRYKQIKNLGGEMVVCNISQPVKRLFDMSGLFKIVRLEMNEQYALQTLGVA from the coding sequence GTGAGTCTATCTATTACTCTTGAAGTAATGAAGGACGTTTTACTTATTCGTCTACATGGGGAACTCGATCATCATACAGCTGAAGAGCTGAGAGAACAAGTGAATAAAGCGATTAGTAGTAAAAATATTCATCACATCGTCTTAAATTTAGAGCAACTTACCTTTATGGACAGCTCGGGATTAGGGGTCATCTTAGGTCGTTACAAACAAATTAAGAATTTAGGTGGGGAAATGGTAGTATGTAATATTTCTCAACCTGTAAAAAGATTGTTTGATATGTCTGGGTTATTCAAAATAGTACGTTTAGAAATGAATGAACAATATGCACTTCAAACGTTGGGGGTGGCATAA
- the xerD gene encoding site-specific tyrosine recombinase XerD: MEDHLKDFIHYLVVERGLAENTIKSYERDLKEYHKYLAKVERVTNCNDITRVHIIHFLSQLKNQGKSPKTLARHVASIRSYHQFCLREKIANHDPSVHIESPQTERKLPKVLTAGEIEALLAIPSVTTSFGLRDKAMLELLYATGIRVSELIHLNMSDVHLTMGFIRCVGKGNKERIIPLGKLATDAIHNYINQGRGELASKKRTTEALFLNHHGNRLTRQGFWKILKNLAKKANIEKELTPHTLRHSFATHLLENGADLRAVQEMLGHADISTTQIYTHVTKARLKDVYNMYHPRA; encoded by the coding sequence GTGGAAGATCATTTAAAAGACTTTATACATTATTTAGTAGTTGAGCGGGGGTTAGCTGAAAATACAATCAAGTCTTATGAACGTGATCTTAAGGAATATCATAAATATTTAGCAAAAGTGGAACGAGTAACGAACTGTAATGATATTACTAGGGTTCACATCATTCACTTTTTAAGCCAATTGAAGAACCAAGGGAAGTCTCCGAAAACACTTGCTCGACATGTTGCATCTATCAGATCATATCATCAATTTTGCCTTCGTGAAAAAATTGCAAACCATGACCCCTCAGTTCATATTGAATCACCTCAAACTGAGAGAAAACTACCGAAAGTGCTCACTGCTGGTGAGATTGAAGCATTATTGGCTATTCCAAGTGTAACTACTTCATTTGGATTAAGGGATAAAGCAATGCTCGAATTACTATATGCTACGGGTATAAGAGTGAGTGAGCTTATTCATCTTAACATGTCTGATGTTCATTTAACGATGGGCTTTATTCGCTGTGTTGGAAAAGGAAATAAAGAAAGAATTATTCCTTTAGGAAAATTAGCTACAGATGCGATACATAACTATATTAATCAAGGTAGAGGAGAATTGGCAAGCAAGAAGAGAACAACAGAGGCACTTTTCTTAAATCATCATGGAAATCGCTTAACACGTCAGGGATTTTGGAAGATTCTTAAAAATTTAGCTAAGAAAGCTAATATAGAAAAAGAATTAACTCCTCATACATTGCGCCATTCGTTTGCAACACATTTACTTGAGAACGGTGCTGACTTACGTGCAGTGCAAGAAATGTTGGGTCATGCAGATATTTCAACTACTCAAATATATACACATGTAACGAAAGCAAGATTAAAAGATGTTTATAATATGTATCATCCAAGAGCATAA
- the deoB gene encoding phosphopentomutase has product MSAHSYKRIFLVVMDSVGIGEAPDAEKFGDKGANTLGHIAEHRGGLNMPHMAKLGLSNIEVIKGIDKAKSPLAYYTKMQESSNGKDTMTGHWEIMGLNIETPFQVFPDGFPKELIDELESRTGRKVIGNKPASGTGILDELGQEHMETGALIVYTSADSVLQIAAHEEIIPIEEQYKICKIARELTLDEKYMVGRVIARPFIGEPGNFERTANRHDYALKPFGRTVMNELKDNNFDVIAIGKISDIYDGEGVTKSLRTKSNMDGMDKLVDSLKMDFTGISFVNLVDFDALFGHRRDPQGYGDALEEFDARLPKVLENLKEDDLLIITADHGNDPIHYGTDHTREYVPLLAYSPSMKEGNQLSIRETFADIGATIAHNFDINMPKYGKSFLSEMK; this is encoded by the coding sequence ATGTCAGCGCATTCATATAAGCGAATTTTTTTAGTTGTAATGGATTCAGTTGGAATTGGTGAAGCTCCAGATGCAGAGAAATTTGGAGATAAAGGTGCTAATACTTTAGGACATATTGCAGAGCATCGCGGAGGCTTAAATATGCCTCATATGGCAAAGCTAGGGTTAAGTAATATTGAGGTTATAAAAGGAATTGACAAAGCGAAGTCGCCTTTAGCTTACTATACAAAAATGCAAGAGTCATCAAATGGAAAAGATACAATGACTGGACATTGGGAAATAATGGGCTTGAATATTGAAACGCCATTCCAAGTATTTCCTGATGGGTTTCCGAAAGAGCTTATAGATGAGCTAGAGAGTAGAACGGGACGTAAAGTAATTGGTAATAAACCTGCAAGTGGGACAGGTATTTTAGATGAATTAGGGCAAGAGCACATGGAAACGGGTGCTTTAATAGTTTATACATCAGCAGACTCTGTGTTACAAATCGCTGCGCATGAAGAGATCATTCCAATCGAGGAACAATATAAGATATGTAAAATTGCTCGTGAACTAACACTCGATGAAAAATATATGGTAGGTCGTGTTATTGCTCGTCCGTTTATTGGTGAACCAGGCAATTTCGAAAGAACTGCTAATCGTCATGATTATGCGTTAAAGCCTTTCGGAAGAACGGTAATGAATGAATTGAAGGATAATAACTTTGATGTCATTGCAATTGGCAAAATTTCTGACATTTATGATGGAGAAGGGGTTACAAAATCACTAAGAACGAAGTCAAATATGGATGGAATGGATAAGTTAGTTGATTCATTAAAGATGGATTTTACCGGAATCAGCTTCGTAAATTTAGTTGATTTTGATGCATTATTTGGTCATCGCCGAGATCCACAAGGTTATGGTGATGCGTTGGAAGAATTTGACGCTCGACTCCCTAAAGTATTAGAGAATCTTAAAGAAGATGATTTACTCATTATTACTGCCGACCATGGGAATGATCCGATACATTATGGTACTGACCATACGAGAGAATATGTACCTTTATTAGCCTATAGTCCTAGCATGAAAGAAGGAAATCAATTATCAATAAGAGAGACGTTTGCTGATATTGGTGCAACAATTGCTCATAATTTCGATATTAATATGCCAAAATACGGGAAAAGCTTTTTATCAGAAATGAAATAG
- a CDS encoding Fur family transcriptional regulator → MENRIERIKKQLHSSSYKLTPQREATVRVLLENEEDHLSAEDVYLLVKEKSPEIGLATVYRTLELLTELKIVDKINFGDGVSRYDLRKEGAAHFHHHLVCMECGSVEEIEEDLLEDVEKIVEADWNFKIMDHRLTFHGICRKCQNKESE, encoded by the coding sequence ATGGAAAATCGGATAGAACGGATAAAAAAACAATTGCACTCCTCAAGCTATAAACTAACCCCTCAGAGAGAGGCGACTGTCCGGGTGCTACTTGAGAATGAAGAGGATCATTTAAGTGCTGAAGATGTATACCTCCTCGTTAAGGAGAAGTCCCCCGAAATTGGTTTAGCTACTGTTTATCGTACATTAGAATTACTAACTGAACTTAAAATAGTTGATAAAATTAATTTTGGTGATGGTGTGTCACGCTACGATCTTCGTAAGGAAGGGGCGGCTCATTTTCATCATCATCTAGTTTGTATGGAATGTGGATCTGTAGAAGAAATAGAAGAAGATCTTTTAGAAGATGTTGAGAAAATAGTTGAAGCGGACTGGAATTTTAAAATTATGGATCATAGACTGACTTTTCATGGTATATGCAGAAAATGTCAAAATAAGGAAAGTGAGTAA
- the spoIIAB gene encoding anti-sigma F factor — protein MKNVMHLQFSALSQNESFARVTVASFIAQLDPTLDELTEIKTVVSEAVTNSIIHGYENDPNGVVYISVILEDGFVHITIRDEGKGIKDIDEARQPLFTTKPELERSGMGFTIMENFMDEVTIDSTVSSGTVVKLSKHLSKSKALSN, from the coding sequence ATGAAAAATGTCATGCACCTCCAATTTTCTGCGCTCAGTCAAAATGAATCATTTGCCAGAGTCACAGTTGCATCATTTATTGCTCAGTTAGATCCAACGTTAGATGAGTTAACTGAAATAAAAACCGTTGTTTCTGAGGCCGTAACAAATTCGATCATTCATGGTTATGAAAATGATCCAAATGGCGTAGTGTACATTTCTGTAATACTTGAGGATGGCTTTGTTCATATAACCATTCGTGATGAAGGAAAAGGTATTAAAGATATTGATGAAGCTAGACAACCCCTTTTTACAACTAAACCTGAGTTAGAACGATCAGGAATGGGATTTACCATTATGGAGAACTTCATGGATGAAGTAACGATTGATTCTACCGTCTCAAGTGGTACGGTTGTTAAATTATCGAAGCATTTATCAAAAAGTAAAGCTTTAAGCAATTAA
- the sigF gene encoding RNA polymerase sporulation sigma factor SigF: MDVEVKKEKGQTYLKDHEVKDLIKRSQNGEQEARDLIIEKNMRLVWSVVQRFLNRGYEPDDLFQIGCIGLLKSVDKFDLTYDVKFSTYAVPMIIGEIQRFIRDDGTVKVSRSLKEIGNKIRKAKDELAKQFGRAPTVNEIAEFLSISPEEVVMAQEASRTPTSIHETVYENDGDPITLIDQIADHTEAKWFEKIALKEAIHELDERERLIVYLRYYKDQTQTEVASRLGISQVQVSRLEKKILKQMKERMGS, encoded by the coding sequence ATGGATGTGGAGGTCAAGAAAGAAAAAGGTCAAACATATTTAAAGGATCATGAAGTAAAAGACTTAATCAAACGCAGTCAAAATGGAGAGCAAGAAGCTCGTGATTTGATTATTGAGAAAAACATGAGACTAGTTTGGTCAGTTGTGCAACGTTTTTTAAATCGGGGTTATGAGCCTGATGATTTATTTCAAATCGGATGTATCGGTCTCTTGAAATCAGTTGATAAATTTGATTTAACTTATGATGTTAAGTTTTCTACCTATGCTGTTCCGATGATTATTGGAGAGATTCAGCGATTTATTCGTGACGATGGAACTGTAAAAGTAAGTAGATCCTTAAAAGAGATTGGGAATAAAATTCGAAAAGCTAAGGATGAACTTGCAAAGCAATTTGGTAGGGCTCCAACAGTGAATGAAATTGCAGAGTTCTTATCAATATCTCCAGAAGAAGTTGTTATGGCTCAAGAGGCTAGTCGTACACCTACATCAATACATGAAACTGTGTACGAAAATGATGGAGATCCAATCACTTTGATTGATCAAATTGCAGATCATACTGAGGCAAAATGGTTTGAAAAAATTGCACTAAAAGAAGCAATACATGAGTTAGATGAACGTGAAAGGTTAATTGTTTATTTACGTTATTATAAAGATCAAACTCAAACTGAAGTAGCATCTAGATTAGGCATTTCTCAAGTACAAGTATCAAGGTTAGAAAAGAAGATATTAAAACAAATGAAAGAAAGGATGGGCAGTTAG
- a CDS encoding YqzK family protein yields MKWFMVFYDILKVFILFTGCTILFYFCILWINQEYQEYHRYDQPEGNAVKVVKMIENKDESWLERLKFFYLNGE; encoded by the coding sequence ATGAAATGGTTTATGGTTTTTTATGATATTTTAAAAGTATTTATTCTTTTTACAGGCTGTACAATTTTGTTTTATTTTTGTATATTGTGGATAAATCAAGAATACCAAGAATATCACCGCTATGATCAACCAGAAGGGAATGCGGTCAAAGTAGTGAAAATGATAGAAAATAAAGATGAAAGCTGGTTAGAACGATTAAAGTTTTTTTATCTTAATGGGGAGTAG
- a CDS encoding D-alanyl-D-alanine carboxypeptidase family protein, with product MTTIIFFMLSISSYASAEETTVQLVEDAKSGILIERDTGNILYEKNAHERLPPASMTKIMTMLLIMEAIDKGTVTLDEKIRTSEYAASMGGSQIFLSPGEEMTVQEMLKGIAIGSGNDASVAMAERIAGSEEAFVAMMNNKAKQLKLENTVFQNSTGLPANEHFSTSFDMAIIAKELLKYEEITKYTGKYDDYLRENTDKKFWLVNTNRLVKFYEGVDGVKTGYTNEAKYCLTATAKKNDMRVIAVVFGAPTTKSRNAQVSKMLDYAFAHYQTMPKYKRNELVSKAKINKGMKEEVDVVTTEPISLLMKKGESQDNVTEEVILKDKIIAPVKKGDQLGTIILKKDNEVLIKSDLIANEDVKAANLWQLMKRSVEMLTKTE from the coding sequence ATGACAACAATCATTTTTTTTATGCTGTCGATATCATCATATGCTTCAGCAGAAGAAACAACAGTACAGTTAGTTGAAGATGCTAAGTCAGGTATTTTAATTGAAAGAGACACAGGTAATATACTATATGAAAAGAATGCACATGAAAGACTACCACCTGCAAGTATGACTAAAATTATGACTATGTTACTCATTATGGAAGCGATAGACAAGGGAACAGTTACATTAGATGAAAAAATTCGAACTAGTGAATATGCGGCTTCAATGGGAGGGTCACAAATTTTTCTTTCTCCGGGAGAAGAGATGACTGTCCAAGAGATGCTAAAAGGGATTGCAATCGGTTCAGGGAATGATGCATCAGTTGCTATGGCTGAACGTATTGCAGGGTCTGAAGAGGCATTTGTAGCCATGATGAATAATAAAGCGAAGCAGTTAAAGTTAGAAAATACAGTATTCCAAAATTCAACGGGTTTACCTGCCAATGAACATTTTAGTACATCTTTTGATATGGCAATTATTGCGAAAGAATTATTGAAATATGAAGAAATAACGAAATATACAGGGAAATATGACGACTATTTAAGGGAAAACACTGATAAAAAATTTTGGTTAGTTAACACAAATAGACTTGTTAAGTTTTATGAAGGCGTAGATGGTGTGAAGACAGGTTATACAAATGAAGCAAAGTATTGCTTAACAGCAACAGCGAAAAAAAATGATATGAGGGTGATAGCAGTAGTCTTTGGAGCGCCGACAACAAAGTCCAGAAATGCCCAAGTATCTAAGATGTTAGATTATGCATTTGCTCATTATCAAACGATGCCTAAATATAAACGTAATGAACTCGTATCGAAAGCAAAGATAAATAAAGGGATGAAAGAAGAAGTTGATGTAGTGACAACAGAACCCATTTCACTTCTTATGAAAAAAGGAGAATCGCAAGATAACGTTACTGAAGAAGTCATATTAAAAGACAAAATTATTGCACCAGTAAAAAAAGGTGATCAGCTCGGAACTATAATTTTGAAAAAGGATAATGAAGTTCTTATAAAAAGTGATCTAATTGCTAATGAAGATGTTAAGGCTGCTAATTTGTGGCAACTGATGAAGCGATCTGTAGAAATGTTGACTAAAACAGAATAG